Proteins co-encoded in one Flavobacterium sp. M31R6 genomic window:
- a CDS encoding peptidoglycan-binding protein, with protein sequence MQKTFYKKELLIKATQQRNSTTNNKKDIEKIQSWLNLFAMQNPSSGTATGIDGDFGPATEKAVLNFQKFNSLSQTGIVDQTLFNLFTTPLKKAFEDPIAGNNLRELVLNVAKNHLKNHPFELVINNQSNSGPWVRSYMDGNEGTDWFWCMGFVQSVLDQAASIQGKNFKTLMPLTYSCDTVDTTGIQKKLLTRYQIARTNPSVIQPADVFLLQKTPNDWFHTGIVTAIHGDVIETIEGNTNADGSHNGNAVMNRIRNFKQSKIDFFSIEPLV encoded by the coding sequence ATGCAAAAAACATTCTACAAAAAGGAGTTACTCATCAAAGCAACACAACAAAGAAATAGCACTACCAATAACAAAAAAGATATTGAAAAAATTCAATCTTGGCTCAATTTATTTGCTATGCAAAATCCAAGCTCAGGAACTGCCACAGGTATTGACGGTGATTTTGGACCGGCAACCGAAAAAGCAGTATTGAATTTTCAAAAATTCAATAGCTTATCCCAAACAGGAATTGTTGATCAAACTTTATTTAACTTGTTTACAACACCCTTAAAAAAAGCTTTTGAAGACCCCATTGCGGGTAATAACCTGAGAGAATTGGTGCTGAATGTTGCCAAAAATCATCTCAAAAATCATCCTTTTGAACTTGTTATCAATAATCAAAGTAATTCGGGACCTTGGGTACGAAGTTATATGGATGGAAATGAGGGAACCGATTGGTTTTGGTGTATGGGATTTGTACAATCAGTACTCGACCAAGCCGCATCCATACAAGGAAAAAACTTCAAAACGCTAATGCCGCTAACTTATAGTTGTGATACTGTAGACACTACTGGCATTCAAAAAAAATTGCTAACCCGTTACCAAATAGCGAGAACAAATCCAAGTGTTATACAACCAGCGGATGTGTTTTTATTACAAAAAACACCAAACGATTGGTTTCATACCGGAATTGTAACTGCTATTCATGGTGATGTAATTGAAACTATTGAAGGAAATACAAATGCAGATGGTTCCCATAATGGCAACGCCGTCATGAACCGAATCCGAAACTTTAAACAATCCAAAATTGACTTTTTCTCTATTGAGCCTTTGGTCTGA
- a CDS encoding contractile injection system tape measure protein → MHLIQQHTMDISCASTDFGKEVQNVVAALLEKELYPKLELLLNLYSFQNYTWKIDKLEITLPPLSKKKWKEEIVTHSLEQIEFYLKMHFENFEQNPSIIENSEIVFTKNSILESLFFDFLQKGILSENGLIKNLEELIASVEVNESFIQKLKDLFIKNPKALIRFILAFSEEFKTKIVTQIDDSQSELITVLQFALASKANSFPGKAIENWIEFMAWQFYFFKEKMISNSTLYNTVKTITSQYWDIESDYLLILKELLITEKGLHKKYILLQKNDFIAFWNIFLNTLDSLNSKEESVSEEINTSEIKKKTKLETPDSKTQNMIYVKNAGLILFHPFLKSLFEQLELTKNDIWTSKMSQHKAILLTQFLISGETKIGENELVLNKILCGFPIENVVNTQLEITPKEIEKCESLLNAVIEHWKILGDTSVAGLRETFLQREGKILFTENEKLELWVKQEGVDILLAQLPWGIEMIKTPWMEDFLQCYWN, encoded by the coding sequence ATGCATTTAATACAACAACATACAATGGATATCAGCTGTGCTTCGACCGATTTTGGGAAAGAAGTACAAAATGTTGTTGCTGCATTATTAGAGAAAGAATTGTATCCAAAGCTTGAACTATTATTAAATCTCTATTCTTTTCAAAATTATACTTGGAAAATTGACAAACTGGAAATAACACTTCCTCCGCTTTCCAAAAAAAAATGGAAAGAAGAAATTGTGACACATTCATTGGAACAAATTGAATTTTATCTAAAAATGCATTTTGAAAATTTTGAACAAAACCCCAGCATAATTGAAAATTCGGAAATCGTATTTACAAAAAATAGCATTCTTGAAAGTTTATTTTTTGATTTTTTACAAAAAGGAATTCTTTCCGAAAATGGATTGATTAAAAACCTTGAAGAATTAATTGCAAGTGTAGAAGTAAATGAATCTTTTATTCAAAAACTAAAAGATTTATTTATAAAAAATCCGAAAGCCCTAATACGATTTATACTTGCATTCTCCGAAGAATTTAAGACGAAAATTGTAACTCAAATTGATGATTCGCAATCGGAATTAATAACAGTACTACAATTTGCATTGGCTTCAAAAGCAAATTCATTTCCTGGTAAAGCAATAGAAAATTGGATTGAATTTATGGCTTGGCAATTTTATTTTTTTAAAGAAAAAATGATCTCGAATTCGACCCTTTATAATACTGTTAAAACCATTACTTCCCAGTATTGGGACATAGAATCGGATTATTTGTTGATTTTAAAAGAATTATTAATCACAGAAAAAGGTCTTCATAAAAAATACATTTTGTTACAAAAAAATGATTTTATTGCTTTTTGGAACATCTTTTTGAATACCCTAGATTCTTTAAATTCAAAAGAGGAATCCGTAAGTGAAGAAATAAATACTTCAGAAATTAAGAAAAAAACAAAATTAGAAACTCCCGATTCAAAAACACAGAATATGATTTATGTTAAAAATGCCGGTTTGATACTATTCCATCCCTTCCTAAAATCGTTGTTTGAGCAATTAGAACTAACCAAAAATGACATTTGGACCAGTAAAATGAGCCAACACAAAGCGATTTTGTTAACTCAATTTTTAATTAGCGGAGAAACAAAAATAGGCGAAAATGAACTGGTGCTTAATAAGATTTTATGCGGTTTTCCCATAGAAAATGTGGTCAATACGCAACTGGAAATTACTCCTAAAGAAATAGAAAAATGCGAAAGTTTATTAAATGCCGTGATTGAACATTGGAAAATTCTAGGCGACACCTCCGTTGCAGGTTTACGGGAGACTTTTTTGCAAAGAGAAGGGAAAATCCTATTTACTGAGAATGAAAAATTAGAACTCTGGGTAAAACAGGAAGGTGTGGATATTTTATTGGCTCAATTACCCTGGGGAATCGAAATGATAAAAACCCCATGGATGGAAGATTTTTTGCAGTGTTATTGGAATTAA
- a CDS encoding ATP-binding protein: MPFQILKSFLIQSLRVTENEEKSASYNFENSFLEVLDRKTTHDEAVILLLALVPNILPHFFDEIIKEVYPDGGELPELGGIRLDNHRGMLPTGETAQYVLAKEDVDHRLEIQQLFAPSHWFSKENILFLEEVKEGEPLMSGRIILPPEMVHLLFFGEKLKPKFGTSFPAQEITTQMEWQDLVVNENTQDHIKQIKLWLKHHNQLRNDWGMAKQIAPGYRSLFYGPSGTGKTLTATLLGKEFGKEVYRISLSQVVSKYIGETEKNLEKIFVQAENKNWILLFDEADALFGKRTQTKSSNDKYANQEVSYLLQRVENFNGLVILTSNFKNNIDDAFLRRFNSIIPFNKPTAEERLQLWKNCMPKKTKLKDHNILEIVAKNYELNGAQIVSAMAFACLQTLDENTTVIDSRHILKGIELEYSKDEKLFIMATLVSKTG, encoded by the coding sequence ATGCCATTTCAAATTCTAAAATCATTTCTCATTCAGTCCCTTCGCGTGACAGAGAACGAAGAAAAATCAGCATCTTATAACTTCGAGAATTCTTTCCTTGAAGTTTTAGATCGAAAAACGACTCATGATGAAGCCGTAATTTTACTATTGGCATTGGTTCCTAATATTCTACCTCATTTTTTTGATGAAATTATAAAAGAAGTTTATCCAGATGGCGGTGAACTCCCCGAATTGGGCGGAATCCGTTTGGACAATCACAGGGGAATGCTACCTACGGGTGAAACTGCACAATATGTTTTGGCAAAAGAAGATGTCGATCATCGATTGGAAATACAACAATTATTTGCGCCTTCACATTGGTTTTCCAAAGAAAATATTTTGTTCCTGGAAGAGGTAAAAGAAGGCGAACCCTTGATGAGTGGCCGTATTATTTTGCCTCCTGAAATGGTTCATCTTTTGTTTTTTGGCGAAAAATTAAAACCAAAATTCGGCACCAGCTTTCCAGCACAGGAAATTACCACTCAAATGGAATGGCAAGATTTAGTGGTAAATGAAAATACACAGGATCATATCAAACAAATCAAACTTTGGTTGAAACACCATAATCAATTGCGAAACGATTGGGGAATGGCCAAACAAATTGCTCCTGGTTATCGAAGTTTGTTTTATGGTCCATCGGGGACCGGGAAAACGCTTACTGCCACTTTGCTAGGAAAAGAATTTGGTAAAGAAGTCTATCGCATCAGCTTATCGCAAGTAGTTTCTAAATACATAGGTGAAACCGAAAAAAACCTGGAAAAAATATTCGTTCAGGCCGAAAACAAAAATTGGATTCTCCTTTTTGATGAAGCCGATGCGTTGTTTGGAAAACGAACACAAACCAAATCTTCAAACGATAAATACGCCAACCAAGAAGTGAGTTATTTATTGCAAAGAGTCGAAAATTTTAATGGATTGGTCATCTTAACTTCCAACTTTAAAAACAATATTGATGATGCTTTTTTAAGGAGATTCAATTCAATTATTCCTTTTAACAAACCCACGGCCGAAGAACGTTTGCAATTATGGAAAAATTGCATGCCGAAAAAAACAAAATTAAAAGACCACAATATACTCGAAATAGTAGCCAAAAATTATGAACTCAATGGTGCTCAAATAGTCTCGGCAATGGCTTTTGCCTGTTTACAGACACTTGATGAAAACACTACTGTTATCGATTCTCGACATATTTTGAAAGGAATCGAATTGGAATACAGCAAAGACGAAAAACTTTTTATTATGGCAACTTTGGTTTCCAAAACAGGATAA
- the recO gene encoding DNA repair protein RecO: MLVKTKAIVISTLKFQEKSLIVKCFTLSSGLKSYFVRDAFSSRKASQKMAYFQPLTIIEIEAVHKNKGTLENFKEVKISSPFHSIHSDIFKSTIVLFLSEILHHSIHEEEKNESLFTFLETALHWLDQHDEISNFHLILMLETTKYLGFYPDTSDMDMPFFEMIEGVFTPFHAISSLTEHETELFKKLIQLKFDNDQKTFHVIERQLLLKILIDYYSFHLDGFKRPKSLDVLKEVFS, from the coding sequence TTGCTGGTCAAAACTAAAGCCATCGTAATTTCAACATTAAAATTTCAAGAGAAAAGCTTGATTGTAAAATGCTTTACCTTATCGAGCGGACTGAAATCCTATTTTGTTCGGGATGCTTTTTCGTCTCGAAAAGCGAGTCAAAAAATGGCCTATTTTCAACCTTTGACGATTATAGAAATTGAAGCCGTTCACAAAAACAAAGGCACTTTAGAAAATTTCAAAGAAGTAAAAATTTCATCTCCTTTTCATTCGATACATTCGGATATTTTTAAAAGTACCATCGTTTTGTTTCTTTCCGAAATTCTGCATCATTCGATACATGAGGAAGAAAAAAACGAATCGTTGTTTACATTTCTAGAAACGGCTTTGCATTGGTTGGACCAACACGATGAAATTTCCAATTTCCATTTGATTCTAATGTTGGAAACCACAAAATACCTCGGGTTTTACCCCGATACTTCGGATATGGACATGCCTTTCTTCGAAATGATCGAAGGTGTTTTTACTCCTTTTCATGCCATTAGTTCGCTCACAGAACACGAAACTGAGTTGTTCAAAAAATTAATTCAATTGAAATTTGATAACGATCAAAAAACGTTTCATGTCATTGAAAGACAATTGCTTTTAAAGATTTTAATTGATTATTACAGTTTTCATCTCGACGGATTCAAAAGACCTAAATCTTTGGATGTTTTGAAAGAAGTTTTTTCTTAA
- a CDS encoding PQQ-binding-like beta-propeller repeat protein encodes MKKIKFSMLLLLLVSISAFAQRNYDEVIKTDGTIKDLVQNEITGIIVFIGNGKISGIDAETKKIVWTLTKEDYGNATTMELLGDGDLDKMFAEKKELKSVPNSPYVEAYVNSKFIIIKTDTGKIVYNSSKESFWVVQSDFLAETNEYLLTLREKGEMHIALIDLESGNIKWKTPVDKSKSFFSLSLKSLINKAQVNGATIYYLLYGKLYSFNRETGKLNWKAEEEYTKFFPTQNDNNIVVINSAGTFSSKEYINVLSTDTGKSIWKESIKTKYVVYLEDWGTKLLIAHYSGFNFFDLKTGEKIWKKDARGDGLKKVIPIDKDFLYVAENEMMLINKDGEKLWKNFIEIADDKEDPIFYLGKVGEKVMYLTGTYGNMVDYKSGKKLWKRNIKFNKDRPVLPTFDEATNSYLVYNDEKLYKFNPSIDDKPEPFAEVNIKREKELNSIEMFPWGVALSGPVEVMGVALDGTVKYHNTYNQPGETGRQFLKGAAMVGSFALGATSVAKGIQGSEWTMTTRDADGNETTSVVKSKNKAQLNQSMAAAAGADALAMVAARFGSRFNAMKQNRDFSYIFAKTETGEKMLVKVRKADGVEVDKVTFKNNHPVYEIDPATQNIFYVLDDSIEIFNKK; translated from the coding sequence ATGAAAAAAATTAAGTTTTCAATGCTGTTACTTTTATTAGTAAGTATATCAGCATTCGCACAAAGAAATTACGATGAAGTAATTAAAACAGACGGCACTATCAAAGATTTAGTGCAAAACGAGATTACCGGAATAATTGTCTTTATTGGAAATGGTAAAATCAGCGGAATAGATGCTGAGACCAAAAAAATTGTATGGACTTTAACCAAAGAAGATTATGGTAATGCAACAACAATGGAACTCTTAGGAGATGGCGATTTGGACAAAATGTTTGCAGAAAAAAAAGAATTGAAAAGCGTCCCTAATAGTCCTTATGTGGAAGCTTATGTCAATTCTAAATTCATAATAATTAAAACTGATACAGGAAAAATAGTTTACAATTCTTCCAAAGAATCTTTTTGGGTTGTACAATCGGATTTCCTTGCTGAAACCAACGAATATTTACTTACCTTAAGAGAAAAAGGGGAGATGCATATTGCCTTAATTGATTTGGAAAGTGGAAACATCAAATGGAAAACCCCTGTAGATAAATCAAAATCTTTTTTTAGTTTATCTCTAAAATCTCTTATCAATAAAGCTCAGGTAAATGGTGCTACAATTTATTACCTACTTTATGGAAAACTATATTCTTTCAATAGAGAAACTGGAAAATTAAATTGGAAAGCCGAGGAAGAGTATACAAAATTTTTCCCAACTCAAAACGATAATAATATTGTTGTAATTAATTCAGCGGGAACTTTTTCATCAAAAGAATACATAAATGTTTTAAGCACTGATACAGGAAAAAGCATCTGGAAAGAGTCAATAAAAACAAAATATGTAGTTTATCTTGAAGATTGGGGAACCAAATTGTTGATTGCCCATTACAGTGGCTTTAATTTTTTCGACCTAAAAACTGGAGAAAAAATTTGGAAGAAAGATGCTCGTGGAGATGGATTAAAAAAAGTAATTCCTATCGATAAAGACTTTTTGTATGTAGCCGAAAACGAAATGATGCTGATCAATAAGGACGGAGAAAAACTTTGGAAAAATTTTATTGAGATTGCAGATGACAAAGAAGATCCTATTTTTTACTTAGGGAAAGTTGGAGAAAAGGTAATGTATCTTACAGGAACTTATGGTAATATGGTAGATTATAAATCGGGTAAAAAATTATGGAAACGTAATATAAAGTTTAATAAAGATCGTCCCGTATTGCCAACTTTCGATGAGGCAACAAATTCTTACTTAGTATACAATGATGAAAAATTATACAAATTTAATCCTTCAATTGACGACAAACCGGAACCATTTGCAGAAGTAAACATCAAAAGAGAGAAAGAGTTAAACAGCATCGAAATGTTCCCTTGGGGAGTTGCTCTTTCTGGACCTGTTGAAGTAATGGGAGTTGCACTTGATGGTACTGTAAAATATCACAATACTTACAATCAACCAGGTGAAACAGGAAGACAGTTTTTAAAAGGTGCTGCAATGGTTGGTAGTTTTGCATTGGGCGCTACTTCTGTAGCAAAAGGAATTCAAGGTTCTGAATGGACTATGACTACTCGTGATGCAGACGGAAACGAGACAACTTCTGTTGTAAAATCAAAAAATAAAGCACAATTAAATCAGTCTATGGCTGCTGCTGCGGGAGCAGATGCATTGGCGATGGTTGCGGCAAGATTCGGTTCTCGTTTTAATGCAATGAAACAAAACAGAGATTTTTCGTATATTTTTGCAAAAACAGAAACTGGTGAAAAAATGCTTGTAAAAGTTAGAAAAGCAGACGGAGTTGAGGTTGATAAAGTAACATTTAAAAACAATCATCCAGTTTATGAAATTGATCCAGCTACACAAAACATATTTTACGTGTTAGATGATTCAATAGAAATTTTTAATAAAAAGTAA
- a CDS encoding DNA/RNA non-specific endonuclease, with product MSKTGLQFKPVKKPQRKLVPFFPSAAKKKKKETALVPVAAKTTKKEALDPVLDPKKASILDIQKAKIVKTAKAQKKHGTAEEKKSEMQKSVAISPALEKSSVAKSNQVEDMSNQKTKKFDSKKFSDAILDNIKKVIPKNKEEMEKDQTSSEKMGAAQQGITDTLEKEKQNTNGDLSNAVSAAPDQASVVTKVATPLPKEDIGAYPVVSNPGFAPPLKTAQDNDLSADSKKIDSELANNNVSEEQLQNGNEAAFDHSLTEKKESQKKAEGTHQQYLKSANPIAGATKNSTNALTTVGLAKMNATRNKQLSQIDKNKELKKQKEEEVRTKVATDLNKIYDDTKLLVETRLKNLTEKVNKDFDEALDIANKAFEKNVKERTDTNWLEDLANWAAGIPNDIKKVFIEEQDNFINSLAPVVRKIGEFVEKELSQATKDIDDGKLKTQNYWKNQDKDTQKIAGDVFAHATERFSELDSKVDEANEGLKQSITTKFNAAVAKLEETFDKIQEENKSWLERAYDAVVGVIKAIIEMKNLLLTVLAKVADVVGKIILDPIGFLSNLLDAIVLGFQNFGKNALEHLKKGFFEWLMGNMPPSIKFPKQWDLTGIFEFIMSVFGLTWENIKARATKMYGATVVAALETGFEIFQIIRKEGLGGLWNYIKEKIGDLKVMVVDAIQNMLIETVIKAGITWVISLFNPVGAFIKACKLIYDVVSWFINNARRILDLINSIVDSTALIVAGKITQAATFVENSLAKLVPIAIGFLAGLLGLGDLSKKVQALLDKIQAPINKAIDWVLEKAGNVVKTLFKAGKAGVKKLMSFFSIKKKFKTEDGHSHSLYFEGTEENAELMVASTPATFAKFISKLGKTDAKKAESKKNAQAEFNLLKVAISKKNKSAKGSEKYQTEQTEKYEVVTDHVNKLSNHMIPLFNMESIGKFELTFGSLQNGFGTSMEVKNLHKTTKPPTGSVPGVTNAGYETLKKKRNGSSTYYILGHLLNHNLGGSGNDFRNLTPLTRKGNKDHNADIEETVKKDLADDKVINYKVTPIYGGNSVKNQPQNLSAKRKKIIEMEEKTPSIINYEFSSWKKDDPNTKVTKSDHFNNGLDYTHGDYIE from the coding sequence ATGTCTAAAACAGGACTTCAATTTAAACCGGTTAAAAAGCCACAGCGAAAACTGGTACCTTTCTTTCCTTCTGCAGCCAAGAAGAAAAAGAAAGAAACTGCTCTTGTGCCTGTTGCAGCAAAAACTACTAAAAAAGAAGCGCTAGATCCTGTACTTGACCCAAAAAAGGCATCCATACTAGACATTCAGAAGGCTAAAATTGTAAAAACTGCAAAAGCACAAAAGAAACACGGTACTGCTGAAGAGAAAAAATCGGAAATGCAAAAATCGGTTGCAATATCTCCCGCATTAGAAAAATCGAGTGTAGCCAAATCGAATCAGGTGGAAGACATGTCCAATCAAAAAACCAAAAAATTTGATTCCAAAAAATTTTCCGATGCTATTTTAGATAATATCAAAAAAGTAATCCCAAAAAACAAAGAGGAAATGGAGAAAGACCAGACCTCTTCTGAAAAAATGGGTGCTGCACAACAAGGCATTACAGATACTTTAGAAAAGGAAAAACAAAATACAAACGGCGATTTATCCAATGCTGTAAGTGCAGCTCCAGATCAAGCGAGTGTGGTCACAAAAGTAGCTACTCCATTGCCAAAAGAAGACATTGGAGCTTATCCTGTTGTTTCCAATCCAGGATTTGCACCTCCACTTAAAACTGCTCAAGACAACGATCTTTCAGCTGATTCCAAAAAAATTGATAGTGAATTGGCCAATAATAATGTGTCGGAAGAACAGCTTCAAAATGGAAATGAAGCCGCATTTGATCATTCATTGACAGAAAAAAAAGAAAGTCAGAAAAAAGCAGAAGGTACCCATCAGCAATATTTAAAATCGGCCAACCCAATTGCTGGTGCTACAAAAAATAGTACCAATGCCCTTACTACTGTCGGACTGGCCAAAATGAATGCAACCAGAAACAAACAATTAAGTCAAATAGATAAAAACAAAGAACTTAAAAAACAAAAAGAAGAAGAGGTTCGAACCAAAGTCGCAACCGATTTGAATAAGATTTATGATGACACCAAGCTTTTGGTAGAAACCAGACTGAAAAACCTTACCGAAAAAGTAAACAAAGATTTTGATGAAGCTCTCGATATTGCCAATAAAGCATTTGAAAAAAATGTAAAAGAAAGAACGGATACCAATTGGCTGGAAGATTTGGCCAATTGGGCAGCGGGAATTCCAAATGATATCAAGAAAGTTTTCATCGAAGAACAAGATAATTTCATCAATTCGTTGGCTCCTGTCGTGCGTAAAATTGGTGAATTTGTCGAAAAAGAATTGAGCCAAGCGACAAAAGATATTGACGACGGAAAACTCAAAACTCAAAACTATTGGAAAAATCAAGATAAAGACACCCAAAAAATTGCAGGTGATGTATTTGCCCATGCCACCGAGCGTTTTTCTGAATTGGATTCGAAAGTTGATGAAGCCAACGAAGGTTTAAAACAAAGTATTACCACCAAATTTAATGCGGCCGTTGCCAAGCTGGAAGAAACTTTTGATAAGATACAAGAAGAAAACAAAAGTTGGTTAGAACGTGCTTATGATGCAGTTGTTGGAGTCATCAAAGCTATTATTGAAATGAAAAATCTGTTGCTTACTGTATTGGCAAAAGTAGCAGACGTTGTTGGAAAAATAATTCTGGATCCTATTGGTTTTCTCTCCAATTTGCTTGACGCAATTGTTTTAGGCTTTCAGAATTTTGGCAAAAATGCTTTAGAACACCTCAAAAAAGGATTCTTCGAATGGTTGATGGGCAATATGCCTCCATCGATTAAATTTCCGAAGCAGTGGGACTTAACCGGAATTTTTGAATTTATAATGTCCGTTTTTGGTTTGACTTGGGAAAATATTAAGGCTCGAGCCACAAAGATGTACGGAGCAACGGTTGTCGCAGCGCTAGAAACTGGCTTTGAAATTTTTCAAATAATTCGAAAAGAAGGACTCGGAGGATTGTGGAACTACATCAAAGAAAAAATTGGCGACCTCAAAGTCATGGTCGTTGATGCCATACAAAACATGCTTATCGAAACGGTAATCAAGGCAGGAATCACTTGGGTAATCAGTTTGTTTAATCCTGTTGGTGCTTTTATAAAAGCGTGCAAACTCATTTACGACGTCGTTAGTTGGTTTATCAACAACGCCAGAAGAATATTGGATTTAATAAACAGTATTGTTGACAGTACAGCACTTATCGTAGCAGGAAAAATAACCCAAGCCGCCACATTTGTCGAAAATTCATTAGCCAAATTGGTTCCAATAGCCATTGGCTTTTTGGCGGGGTTATTGGGTCTTGGGGATTTAAGCAAAAAGGTTCAAGCTTTACTTGATAAGATTCAAGCACCTATCAATAAAGCCATCGATTGGGTGCTTGAAAAAGCTGGAAATGTGGTAAAAACTTTGTTCAAAGCGGGAAAAGCTGGTGTAAAAAAACTGATGAGCTTTTTTAGCATTAAAAAGAAATTCAAAACGGAGGATGGACATTCACATAGTCTTTATTTTGAAGGTACCGAAGAAAATGCTGAATTAATGGTAGCCAGTACTCCGGCAACTTTTGCAAAATTTATAAGCAAGTTAGGAAAAACAGATGCCAAAAAAGCGGAATCCAAAAAAAATGCACAAGCTGAGTTTAATTTGCTAAAAGTGGCTATTTCTAAGAAAAATAAATCTGCTAAAGGATCGGAAAAATATCAAACGGAACAAACCGAAAAATATGAGGTAGTTACAGATCATGTCAATAAACTGAGTAATCACATGATTCCGCTTTTTAATATGGAAAGCATCGGAAAGTTTGAACTTACATTTGGGTCATTACAGAATGGTTTTGGGACAAGCATGGAGGTGAAAAACCTTCACAAAACAACCAAACCACCGACGGGATCAGTACCGGGCGTTACCAACGCTGGTTATGAAACGCTTAAGAAAAAACGAAATGGCAGTTCAACTTACTATATCTTGGGACACTTATTAAATCACAATTTAGGAGGAAGCGGCAACGATTTTAGAAATCTTACTCCTCTGACCCGAAAAGGGAACAAGGATCACAATGCAGACATTGAAGAAACGGTAAAAAAGGATTTAGCCGACGACAAAGTAATAAATTATAAGGTGACACCAATTTATGGTGGAAATTCTGTAAAAAACCAACCGCAAAATTTATCGGCAAAAAGAAAAAAAATTATAGAAATGGAAGAGAAAACCCCCTCAATAATAAATTACGAATTCTCTTCCTGGAAAAAAGACGATCCAAATACCAAAGTTACAAAAAGTGATCATTTTAATAATGGATTGGACTATACTCATGGCGATTATATAGAATAG